The following is a genomic window from Amaranthus tricolor cultivar Red isolate AtriRed21 chromosome 10, ASM2621246v1, whole genome shotgun sequence.
TGGATTTAGTATGTTTTTCTGATCATCTGAAGATTTTTTTACAGTCATTGTGTAATGCATGTGGAATCAGAAGTAGGAAGAAAAGAAGGGCAATTTTGGGATTAAAAACAGAtggaaaaaaatcaaagaaaatcaatcataatacatcatcatcatcatcatcatcaagtagATTGATTGGGAGTCCACTCAACCAACGGCTAAGAATGCTTGGAAGCGAAGTGATAATGCAAAGATCAACGGTGGATAAGCAACATAGGTGGAATctaggagaagaagaagaagctgCTGTGCTTTTAATGGCTCTTTCTTATGGCTCTGTCTATGCATAAAACTAGAATAGAAATTAGATTTGTTTGGTGATTGTATTATTAGTAGTAATTTTAGAATAGAGAAGTGGATAAAAATTGTCGCTTGAAGAATCATGTAAAAGCCAATAATAAAAGAAAGTTTCTTCCTTTAATAATGCTTTTCTAATTAGAGAAATAACTTTATTGTAGAGCGTGAAAAAGAGAGTTGTTAATTATCTTAAAatgttttgattgatttaatgTCTTCAATAA
Proteins encoded in this region:
- the LOC130825768 gene encoding GATA transcription factor 15-like isoform X1; amino-acid sequence: MIFQYFDRLMQKSSDPDGESKENEIKRCADCGTSKTPLWRGGPAGPKSLCNACGIRSRKKRRAILGLKTDGKKSKKINHNTSSSSSSSSRLIGSPLNQRLRMLGSEVIMQRSTVDKQHRWNLGEEEEAAVLLMALSYGSVYA
- the LOC130825768 gene encoding GATA transcription factor 15-like isoform X2, producing MVDLNDKKSSDPDGESKENEIKRCADCGTSKTPLWRGGPAGPKSLCNACGIRSRKKRRAILGLKTDGKKSKKINHNTSSSSSSSSRLIGSPLNQRLRMLGSEVIMQRSTVDKQHRWNLGEEEEAAVLLMALSYGSVYA